The Lysinibacillus timonensis nucleotide sequence TGCAGTCCGAGTAAACTTTCAACGTTTTTAATTGTGATTCAATTGGGACTTTACTTCCTCAACGTTTGTATCACTAAATATCGACGTTCCTTTTCCGCCCGTTTGTGCTAGTAATTTAAACACTTCATTGTAGGATAAACCTGATTGGGCGTTACGTTTTTTTACTTCATTAATATTCGTACCTGCAACAGTATATTGATCATTATTTTGTTTCATTTAGGTTACCCCCAAATTGATTTGATTTTATTTTGTGTCAATAAAGTGGTTTTATAAATGGTACTTGTCTTTTCATATGACTTCTTTTGCCATGGATGACGGTCGTATAAGTTAAAGGATGATTTTTATAATAGGAAGGTAGCCATAATTT carries:
- a CDS encoding gamma-type small acid-soluble spore protein yields the protein MKQNNDQYTVAGTNINEVKKRNAQSGLSYNEVFKLLAQTGGKGTSIFSDTNVEEVKSQLNHN